One Tunturibacter gelidoferens genomic region harbors:
- a CDS encoding cytochrome-c peroxidase: MDRRMLAIGAVVVVCVVALLMTSTKRTVPPRRGPVLSGSVYNPYPLGILPPDLNSEIDRVEREVDVIEDRALARWHGLQPPILTGQPPVLRDIGTEAVETLGELMLFDKNISTNRNQACASCHMPYVGFGGPIPSVNLTISAFPGSVHTRAGKRTPQRHPYSPFFPVLQYNQAQGQFFGGNFFDSRATGYLLRIPDAEQAQGPPVDTQEMGLPDTACIAFRLSQAVYRPLFEEVWGKGSFEINFPRETEQICATPGGAAVFGGSTTSIPLSAADRTRANTVYDRWAQSIDAYEQSAQVSAFSSKFDAFLAGKYKLTPEEMAGFKLFDGKGNCNSCHLDGRGTTLKLNQTDTSSAAMVNPLFTCFGSANEGLPLNPRDSFYYETTPDAYGFTANPYGFGYRDLGLGTFLRSGFGSGPNPNMNWKQYAPAADGQMQVSSARDVAMTPPQCPTTEAPGPYFQKAFFHNGYIKSLKQLVHFYNTRDKYAYPVTSGHCPKGTTEKVDCWPTPEVRNNIDMTSGNLGLTDKEEDEMVAFLQTLSDGFTRPYRNNDTYTGACMRGGSAATQGNELLIPTPPLPPCASAICGVTPVPKPPIP; the protein is encoded by the coding sequence ATGGATCGGCGAATGCTGGCGATAGGAGCGGTCGTTGTCGTTTGTGTCGTGGCGCTGCTCATGACCTCGACCAAACGAACGGTGCCGCCGCGGCGTGGACCCGTACTGTCAGGCTCGGTTTACAACCCATACCCGCTTGGCATCCTCCCGCCCGATTTGAATTCCGAGATAGATCGTGTTGAACGGGAGGTGGACGTCATTGAAGACCGAGCGCTTGCACGCTGGCACGGGTTACAGCCTCCGATTCTGACAGGTCAGCCGCCGGTGCTTAGGGATATCGGAACGGAAGCAGTAGAGACACTCGGCGAGCTCATGCTTTTCGACAAGAACATATCAACCAACAGAAATCAAGCGTGCGCGTCTTGCCACATGCCATACGTCGGTTTCGGCGGGCCGATTCCCTCGGTCAACCTGACAATAAGCGCGTTTCCCGGATCGGTTCACACTCGGGCAGGCAAGCGGACCCCGCAGCGACACCCGTATTCACCCTTCTTCCCTGTCCTCCAATACAACCAAGCGCAGGGCCAATTCTTTGGCGGAAACTTCTTCGATTCACGCGCGACCGGGTATTTGCTAAGGATTCCCGACGCCGAGCAGGCACAGGGCCCTCCCGTCGATACTCAGGAAATGGGTCTCCCCGACACTGCCTGCATCGCATTCCGGCTTTCGCAGGCTGTGTACCGACCTCTCTTTGAGGAGGTATGGGGCAAGGGTTCGTTCGAAATCAACTTTCCCCGTGAGACGGAGCAGATCTGTGCGACCCCTGGTGGGGCTGCGGTGTTTGGCGGGAGCACCACGTCGATTCCTCTAAGTGCGGCCGACCGAACCCGCGCCAACACGGTCTACGACCGTTGGGCACAGTCGATTGACGCATACGAGCAGTCCGCACAGGTCAGCGCCTTCTCATCGAAATTCGACGCGTTCCTGGCCGGTAAGTACAAGCTCACACCAGAGGAGATGGCGGGGTTCAAGCTCTTTGACGGCAAGGGCAACTGCAATTCATGCCACCTCGACGGACGAGGAACGACACTCAAGTTAAACCAGACAGACACTAGCTCGGCCGCGATGGTGAATCCTCTGTTCACGTGCTTTGGCTCGGCCAATGAGGGCCTACCTCTCAATCCGCGAGATTCTTTCTATTACGAGACCACGCCGGATGCTTACGGATTCACGGCTAACCCTTACGGTTTTGGCTACAGAGATTTGGGACTTGGGACTTTCCTAAGAAGCGGATTCGGCTCCGGTCCCAACCCAAATATGAACTGGAAGCAATACGCACCTGCGGCCGACGGACAAATGCAGGTATCGTCGGCCCGCGATGTGGCTATGACACCGCCACAATGTCCTACCACGGAGGCTCCCGGGCCGTACTTCCAGAAAGCGTTCTTTCACAACGGCTACATTAAGAGCCTGAAGCAACTCGTACATTTCTATAACACGCGCGATAAGTATGCGTATCCCGTCACTTCCGGACATTGCCCGAAGGGAACAACTGAAAAAGTTGATTGCTGGCCTACGCCTGAGGTACGGAACAATATCGATATGACCAGCGGGAATCTTGGCCTCACGGATAAGGAGGAGGATGAAATGGTTGCGTTTCTTCAAACACTGTCGGACGGTTTCACGAGGCCTTACCGCAACAACGATACCTATACGGGGGCTTGTATGAGGGGCGGTTCGGCGGCGACCCAAGGTAACGAGTTGCTGATCCCAACTCCGCCTCTACCACCCTGCGCGTCGGCGATCTGCGGCGTCACGCCTGTACCCAAACCGCCTATTCCGTAG
- a CDS encoding diflavin oxidoreductase, translating into MTEVEAQEQQSTGRASKYTRNNPFLSTVTYNRLLTGEGSEKETRHVELTIEEGMTYTPGDAVGIIPENRAIAVAEALEALHFTGRERVLDHYKVEISLEEALRTRLGIGKLARGSVGQYAKLAPTIEGLKCLVGPENKARAEEYCWGREFVDLATDFPRVVTDPQQLFNILQRLTPRMYSIASSQAMHKDNVQTTVRVVRYESHGRDRQGVASGHLGDRAGEGTSMPIFLHSNNNFRLPEDTTKPVIMIGPGTGIAPFRAFLEERQATGQKGDNWLFFGEQREAMDFLYKDQFQSMHKDGILTRLDTAFSRDQARKVYVQDRMQERCKDLYEWLERGAYFYVCGDATRMAKDVETALLDVIARGSNGTLDHAAEYLAAMKKQKRYQRDVY; encoded by the coding sequence ATGACCGAAGTGGAAGCTCAAGAACAGCAATCGACCGGACGCGCGTCCAAATACACCCGCAACAACCCTTTCCTCTCCACCGTGACCTACAACCGCCTCCTTACCGGCGAGGGCTCGGAGAAGGAGACCCGACACGTCGAGCTCACCATCGAAGAGGGCATGACCTACACCCCCGGCGATGCCGTCGGCATCATCCCGGAAAACCGCGCCATCGCCGTAGCCGAGGCCCTCGAAGCCCTCCACTTCACCGGCCGCGAGCGCGTCCTCGACCACTACAAGGTCGAAATCAGCCTCGAAGAGGCCCTCCGCACCCGCCTCGGCATCGGCAAACTCGCCCGCGGCTCCGTAGGCCAGTACGCCAAGCTGGCCCCCACCATCGAGGGCTTAAAATGCCTCGTCGGCCCGGAAAACAAGGCCCGCGCCGAGGAGTACTGCTGGGGACGCGAGTTCGTCGACCTCGCCACCGACTTCCCGAGGGTCGTCACCGACCCCCAGCAGCTCTTCAACATCCTTCAGCGCCTCACCCCCCGCATGTACTCCATCGCCTCCAGCCAGGCCATGCACAAGGACAACGTCCAGACCACGGTCCGGGTAGTCCGCTACGAGTCCCATGGCCGCGACCGCCAGGGGGTGGCCTCCGGACACCTGGGAGACCGCGCCGGCGAAGGCACTTCGATGCCGATCTTCCTCCACTCCAACAACAACTTCCGCCTGCCCGAAGACACCACCAAACCGGTCATCATGATCGGCCCCGGCACCGGCATCGCCCCCTTCCGCGCCTTCCTCGAAGAGCGCCAGGCGACAGGCCAAAAAGGCGACAACTGGCTCTTCTTCGGCGAACAGCGCGAGGCCATGGACTTTCTTTATAAAGATCAGTTCCAGTCCATGCACAAAGACGGCATCCTCACCCGTCTCGATACGGCCTTCTCCCGCGATCAGGCCCGCAAGGTCTACGTCCAGGACCGCATGCAGGAGCGCTGCAAAGATCTCTACGAGTGGCTGGAACGCGGAGCCTACTTCTACGTCTGCGGAGACGCCACCCGCATGGCCAAGGATGTAGAAACAGCACTGCTCGACGTCATCGCCCGCGGCTCGAACGGCACCCTCGACCACGCCGCCGAGTACCTGGCCGCCATGAAAAAACAAAAGCGTTACCAGCGAGATGTCTACTAG
- a CDS encoding AAA family ATPase translates to MALLLAAVDWRLGVLLRGDKGAGKTTTARALAELLPKPGRFVNLPIGITEDRLLGGMDLGSTLKGEPALRPGLVAEANGGVLYVDEVNLLPDHLADALLDAAATGVSTVEREGFSAVQEARFVLMGSMNPEEGSLRPQLLDRFALVADIAAIRLATERREVVERRMVYDTDPSFFVAQWMEQQTYLQQRIAAARVMLPSVRCPTAMLEHISTIVCEHGVISLRADLAIARASCAQAAMLGCEEVTAEHIGSVLPLALAHRIARSPQRPPLPGTSPPLMPQTPPQSRESEGTDEMTEQRFSSLSVKTPELRWTVDGGRSGATGGHKRQAPGPVVRTKKNERPAELDSRFSVLEAVIQTGQPSPRPQDLYEKMREPLVRSRFLFVVDSSGSHAAHERMRAVKGAVSGLIERSLRRRDEVAMIVFRGESAEILVAPTSDVATALAALEYLPTGGRTPLAHALELAKELVTPETLLLLVTDGRANVPYGSDDAWYDALQAAARIRCPGLVVDTESSNNAFGKAKELADTMQMECIRLSEFEAGYDFSVLLKNGVDR, encoded by the coding sequence ATGGCGTTGCTGCTGGCCGCTGTGGATTGGCGCTTGGGCGTGCTCTTGCGTGGAGACAAAGGCGCGGGAAAGACCACAACAGCCAGAGCTCTAGCCGAATTGCTTCCGAAGCCCGGCCGCTTCGTCAATCTTCCAATAGGAATTACGGAGGACCGTCTTCTTGGCGGAATGGATCTGGGGAGTACGTTGAAGGGTGAACCAGCGCTTCGACCTGGACTGGTGGCAGAAGCGAACGGCGGTGTTCTTTATGTCGACGAGGTCAATCTTTTGCCAGACCATCTTGCCGACGCACTGTTGGATGCGGCTGCGACGGGTGTGAGCACGGTCGAGCGAGAAGGTTTTAGCGCGGTACAGGAAGCGCGATTCGTTTTAATGGGAAGCATGAATCCAGAAGAAGGATCGCTGCGGCCTCAGTTGCTCGACCGGTTTGCCCTCGTTGCCGATATTGCTGCCATCAGATTGGCAACCGAAAGGAGGGAGGTCGTTGAACGACGCATGGTCTATGACACCGATCCTTCATTTTTTGTTGCTCAGTGGATGGAGCAGCAGACATATCTTCAACAGCGGATCGCAGCTGCGAGGGTGATGCTTCCGTCTGTGCGTTGTCCTACTGCTATGTTGGAGCACATTAGTACGATCGTTTGCGAGCACGGTGTCATATCTCTTCGTGCGGATCTCGCCATAGCGCGTGCCAGCTGCGCACAAGCAGCGATGCTGGGTTGTGAAGAAGTCACGGCGGAACACATTGGGTCCGTGCTGCCGCTCGCCTTGGCTCATCGCATAGCGCGTTCACCTCAGAGGCCGCCCCTTCCAGGAACATCTCCGCCACTAATGCCCCAAACACCGCCGCAGAGTAGGGAGAGTGAAGGTACGGACGAAATGACGGAACAACGCTTTTCGTCGCTGTCAGTCAAAACACCCGAGTTGCGTTGGACTGTGGACGGTGGGAGAAGCGGAGCAACAGGTGGGCACAAACGGCAAGCGCCGGGACCAGTTGTGAGAACAAAAAAGAACGAGCGGCCTGCGGAACTGGACTCTCGCTTTTCCGTACTCGAAGCTGTCATACAGACCGGTCAGCCGAGCCCACGTCCCCAGGACTTATATGAGAAGATGCGTGAGCCGTTAGTCAGATCGCGATTCTTGTTTGTCGTGGATTCGAGCGGGTCACATGCTGCGCACGAACGGATGAGGGCGGTCAAGGGGGCAGTGTCCGGTCTCATTGAACGCTCTCTGCGACGTCGTGACGAGGTAGCAATGATTGTATTTCGAGGAGAATCTGCCGAGATTTTGGTTGCTCCTACAAGCGACGTAGCGACGGCCCTCGCAGCTCTGGAGTATTTGCCGACAGGCGGCCGTACCCCGCTCGCGCATGCGCTTGAACTGGCGAAAGAACTTGTCACTCCTGAGACACTCTTATTGCTTGTCACCGATGGACGCGCGAACGTTCCTTATGGCAGCGATGACGCCTGGTATGACGCGTTGCAGGCGGCGGCCAGGATTCGATGTCCCGGTCTGGTGGTCGACACCGAGTCAAGCAACAACGCATTCGGTAAAGCGAAGGAACTTGCTGACACAATGCAAATGGAGTGCATTAGGTTGTCAGAGTTTGAAGCGGGATATGATTTTTCCGTTCTGCTGAAAAACGGCGTCGATCGATAA
- the cobN gene encoding cobaltochelatase subunit CobN — protein MQGIAILTHADTDLVTIQNARAALPEDINVFPYSLNGLRSEEQMTAMLEGVLARARVIVLRLHGPLNSVVGFSLLRAMCVTQNRFLVVVSGTGEINPEFLGAGTVDLDIVASVTAYFERGGTSNILECLKFLSDRLLLTGHGYEKPSTPAEHGIYMPDLEHAEYEDWLQRADPAKPTAAILFYRAHLLSGNTAFVDALAEAMESRGLNALCIFTSSMKALDDGFPAALRLVERRVNVVVTTLSFALGEINTGDVTLAGENVSILEKLGVPVIQAIPSGMPRGNWEVSRRGLNALDTAINVALPEFDGRIISVPISFKERGNVQSGDLYVPHQERADRVAGIAARLARLQILANPYKRVAFVLTNSSTKAAQVGNAVGLDSPASLLNLLRAMKGRRYSIGDLPKSGDDLIHDLLSRGTYDDVYPLDGDRAHRYSRAVYRRRFERFPDAPQKRLKDSWGQPTDRGYTLRSSSKIDKKLMSEVATKIAAMDFEPFSDTDDYLFAAMRLENALIAIQPPRGYGLNPDAIYHTPDLPPTHHYTAFYQWLGTSVEDGGWGADAIVHVGKHGTLEWLPGKSVGLSDECFPDLLLQDMPLIYPFIINDPGEGSQSKRRGHAVIVDHLTPPMTSAETYGPLAALNQLVNEYYAVEKLDPSKLPFIQQQIWELIQDANLNADLDLKNMLSRDHGDHKHDWEEELTSEGVPVTLAEMNGSEVAHLIEDIDGYLCELGMAQIRDGLHILGNMPPLPEMLRSMTRLANVGSPSLLGAIARNLQFDYPKLLEEPGKKLDVAITLSETVCYTNADVLETLDQMAISLYERLEELGFRVQSLEDLQHAIVGSASEEVTEALTFACQKIVPNLERVNEEVEHVLDALEGRYIPAGPAGAPTRGMAHILPTGRNFYAVDPRALPSEASWRVGQQLAREAIERYRAEEDQYPETVGLSAWGTSQMRTHGDDVSQVLALLGVQPIWNKQSRRPEGISLIPLEKLGRPRIDVTLRISGFFRDAFPHLIDMIDDAVLLVIQQDEPLEMNFVKRHYLHDIEKNRDQGAEEAEASARYRIFGAKPGTYGTGVQALMETRHWKEDKDIARVFLEWGGYAYGKTANGVDARGIFSERLKSVQVAVHNQDNREHDIFDSDDYFQFHGGMVATIRALTGVQPKAYFGDSSRPDAVRVRDLREEALRVYRSRVINPKWIESIKRHGYKGGLELTATVDYIFGFDATAHVAPDFIYEGLAQEYALDADTQDFLKQSNPWALNAIAERLLEANERGLWEDARPETLDALRGVLFDSETLLEARGEMRRSAV, from the coding sequence TCTCGCTTCTTCGTGCCATGTGCGTTACACAAAACCGATTCCTCGTCGTAGTGAGCGGGACCGGTGAGATAAATCCTGAGTTTCTCGGTGCTGGTACCGTCGATCTGGATATAGTCGCGTCGGTAACGGCTTATTTCGAGCGTGGTGGAACATCGAATATCTTAGAATGCCTGAAGTTTTTGTCCGACCGCCTCTTGCTGACGGGGCACGGTTATGAGAAGCCTTCGACTCCAGCAGAGCACGGGATTTATATGCCAGATCTCGAGCATGCGGAGTACGAAGACTGGCTGCAACGCGCAGATCCTGCGAAGCCCACGGCAGCTATCCTGTTCTACCGTGCCCATCTTCTCAGCGGGAATACTGCATTCGTTGATGCACTTGCTGAAGCTATGGAGTCTCGTGGTTTGAACGCACTCTGCATCTTTACATCGAGCATGAAGGCTCTGGATGATGGTTTTCCTGCGGCGCTCCGACTTGTGGAACGACGCGTCAATGTCGTTGTCACCACGTTGTCTTTTGCCCTGGGCGAGATCAACACCGGTGATGTGACACTTGCTGGCGAGAATGTTTCGATCCTGGAGAAGTTGGGAGTTCCGGTTATTCAGGCGATCCCAAGCGGGATGCCAAGAGGAAATTGGGAGGTCTCTCGGCGCGGTTTAAATGCGTTGGACACAGCGATCAATGTGGCACTTCCGGAGTTTGATGGCCGCATAATCTCCGTCCCGATCTCGTTTAAGGAACGAGGAAATGTTCAATCCGGCGATCTTTATGTCCCTCATCAAGAGCGTGCAGACCGAGTCGCCGGAATTGCGGCCCGGCTGGCGAGACTTCAGATTCTAGCCAATCCTTATAAACGTGTCGCGTTCGTTCTTACCAACTCTTCGACGAAGGCGGCGCAGGTTGGGAATGCAGTTGGCCTTGACTCGCCGGCGAGTTTGCTGAATCTGCTACGCGCCATGAAAGGACGTCGGTATTCCATCGGAGACCTGCCGAAATCGGGAGATGATCTGATTCACGATCTTCTTTCACGGGGAACGTACGACGACGTATACCCCCTGGACGGGGACCGCGCCCACAGGTACTCGCGCGCGGTCTATCGGCGACGTTTCGAACGCTTTCCTGACGCCCCACAGAAGCGGTTAAAAGATTCGTGGGGCCAGCCAACTGATCGCGGTTATACGCTGCGATCGTCTTCGAAGATCGATAAGAAGCTGATGAGCGAGGTTGCGACCAAGATTGCTGCGATGGACTTTGAACCATTTAGTGATACTGATGACTACCTGTTCGCAGCGATGCGTCTGGAGAACGCACTGATAGCAATCCAGCCGCCGCGGGGATATGGCCTGAATCCCGATGCCATTTATCACACTCCTGATCTTCCGCCGACTCATCACTACACGGCGTTCTACCAATGGCTGGGGACTTCCGTGGAGGATGGCGGGTGGGGTGCCGATGCGATCGTGCACGTTGGAAAGCATGGAACGCTTGAGTGGCTGCCGGGAAAATCTGTTGGTTTGTCTGACGAATGTTTCCCGGATCTTCTGCTCCAAGATATGCCGCTTATTTACCCGTTCATCATTAATGATCCAGGAGAAGGTAGTCAGTCGAAGCGCAGAGGTCATGCGGTAATTGTGGATCATCTAACGCCACCTATGACGAGTGCAGAAACCTACGGGCCGCTCGCTGCGTTGAATCAATTGGTGAATGAGTACTACGCCGTTGAGAAGCTGGACCCCTCGAAGCTGCCTTTCATCCAGCAACAAATCTGGGAGTTGATTCAGGATGCGAATCTCAACGCCGATCTCGATCTTAAAAATATGTTATCGCGCGATCATGGCGATCATAAGCATGATTGGGAGGAAGAACTCACCTCAGAAGGCGTGCCCGTTACATTGGCCGAAATGAATGGAAGCGAAGTTGCACATCTGATTGAAGACATCGATGGGTATCTATGTGAGCTTGGCATGGCGCAGATTCGCGATGGTCTGCACATTCTTGGCAACATGCCACCGCTTCCCGAGATGCTTCGTTCGATGACTCGATTGGCGAACGTGGGTTCGCCTAGTCTCTTAGGTGCCATCGCCCGCAATCTTCAGTTCGACTACCCGAAACTTCTCGAAGAGCCAGGCAAGAAGCTTGATGTTGCAATCACTCTGTCTGAGACTGTTTGTTACACAAATGCTGATGTACTCGAAACGCTGGATCAAATGGCAATAAGTCTCTACGAAAGGCTCGAAGAGCTTGGCTTTCGTGTCCAGTCGCTCGAAGATCTGCAACATGCGATTGTAGGCTCAGCTTCAGAAGAGGTCACAGAAGCTCTTACATTCGCCTGCCAGAAGATTGTTCCAAATCTTGAGAGGGTCAATGAAGAGGTTGAGCATGTCCTCGATGCTCTGGAAGGCCGCTACATTCCAGCGGGGCCTGCCGGTGCACCGACACGCGGGATGGCGCACATTCTTCCCACTGGCAGAAATTTTTACGCGGTCGATCCACGGGCGCTTCCCTCCGAAGCTTCGTGGCGGGTGGGTCAGCAGCTTGCTCGTGAGGCGATAGAGCGCTACCGTGCAGAGGAAGATCAGTACCCCGAGACAGTTGGGCTCAGCGCATGGGGTACTTCGCAGATGCGTACGCATGGTGACGACGTTAGCCAGGTTCTGGCGCTGCTTGGTGTGCAGCCTATATGGAATAAACAGTCGAGGCGGCCGGAGGGAATCTCCCTGATTCCGCTGGAAAAGCTTGGTCGGCCACGCATTGATGTCACGCTTCGAATCAGCGGATTTTTCCGTGACGCGTTCCCTCATCTCATTGACATGATCGATGACGCGGTCTTGCTCGTCATTCAGCAGGATGAACCGTTAGAGATGAATTTTGTCAAAAGACACTATCTGCATGACATCGAGAAAAATAGAGATCAGGGTGCCGAAGAAGCAGAAGCTTCCGCAAGATATCGAATCTTCGGTGCGAAACCGGGCACCTACGGCACGGGTGTTCAGGCGTTGATGGAGACACGTCATTGGAAGGAGGACAAGGACATTGCTCGGGTATTTCTCGAATGGGGTGGATACGCGTATGGTAAGACAGCAAACGGCGTGGATGCACGGGGTATATTTTCGGAACGCTTGAAAAGCGTACAGGTCGCGGTGCACAACCAGGACAACCGCGAGCACGACATCTTTGACTCTGATGATTATTTCCAATTCCACGGCGGCATGGTGGCGACCATTCGCGCCCTTACCGGGGTACAACCTAAGGCTTACTTTGGTGATAGCTCCCGCCCGGATGCTGTCCGCGTGCGCGATTTGCGCGAAGAAGCGCTGCGTGTTTATCGCTCGCGCGTGATCAACCCGAAATGGATCGAGAGCATCAAGCGCCACGGTTACAAAGGTGGGTTGGAGCTAACAGCAACTGTCGACTATATTTTCGGCTTCGATGCGACGGCACACGTAGCTCCAGACTTTATCTATGAAGGGCTCGCTCAAGAATATGCGCTAGACGCTGATACGCAGGACTTTCTGAAACAGTCAAATCCTTGGGCGTTGAATGCGATCGCCGAACGTTTACTCGAAGCGAACGAACGTGGACTATGGGAAGACGCAAGACCGGAGACGCTCGACGCATTGCGTGGAGTCCTGTTCGACAGCGAAACCTTATTGGAAGCACGCGGTGAGATGAGACGGAGCGCGGTATGA